A genomic region of Haliotis asinina isolate JCU_RB_2024 chromosome 1, JCU_Hal_asi_v2, whole genome shotgun sequence contains the following coding sequences:
- the LOC137274633 gene encoding putative ankyrin repeat protein RF_0381 codes for MSEDENTAELQSPGVTHVRRFTRKDEKEKRPQLLTPNTILVKACTEGDQFGVKLLLSGGLADINTKDQNGKPPVMIAAMNGYENIFHLLGKEGADLTLTDEYHSTILHIACETENLNIVKYILNENIVDINSRDDDDMTPLMTAALWGHADVFCVLVGKGADLLLVTDDKRTMLHFACSGGSITIVKHVLSHTRVDINSRDHEGTTPVINAASYGHKDVFDLLVRKGADLTLKNDSDTILCAASRGGNAEIVKYILRQDASSINSRRSDGMTPVLLAAYKGHWEVFSLLVSNEANITLLRPETGENILHVACRGGNMKIVKYVLKQNILDINWKTTEGFTPAMIAASGRHNDVFDLLVEKGADLALVDNDGINILHLACLWGNIEVVKYVLTKDIVDINVRSMDKTTPVMEAVIAGQKEMLYMLSINGADMTTTDESGYNILHLAVSNDRKECARYIITQDFVNINASDDEGMTPLLLAAFEGNGDVFALLVRKGADLTSVDADGDNILLNACVGGNVDIVKYLITLKDIVNDINKRGKNGLTAAMVAARWGQKTVVDLLVKNGADLTLVDDNNDTILHLACDGNVQTFEHLLSYNTVDINTRGANGRTPLLAAAARGNKLVFDELLKKGANASMTDNEDNNILHLGAEWSVDMGNHILSKSISTAARMATQPRQTDQITPILHYLHWQHIVKPSSFSLTA; via the exons aaaaagaaaaaagaccACAACTACTGACCCCCAACACGATTTTAGTTAAAGCCTGTACAGAAGGAGACCAGTTCGGGGTTAAACTACTCTTATCAGGGGGCCTGGCCGACATCAACACTAAAGATCAAAACGGGAAGCCACCAGTGATGATTGCAGCCATGAATgggtatgaaaatatattccaCTTACTTGGAAAGGAAGGCGCCGATCTGACTCTAACCGATGAATACCACAGCACGATTTTACATATCGCCTGTGAAACGGAAAACCTCAACATAGTAAAGTATATCCTGAACGAGAATATTGTGGATATCAACAGCAGAGACGATGACGACATGACGCCATTAATGACAGCAGCTCTTTGGGGGCATGCAGACGTGTTTTGTGTTCTTGTCGGGAAAGGAGCTGACCTCTTACTTGTGACTGACGATAAACGCACTATGTTGCATTTCGCTTGTTCAGGAGGAAGTATTACGATAGTTAAACATGTCCTCAGTCATACTCGTGTGGATATAAACAGCAGAGACCATGAAGGCACCACACCGGTGATAAATGCAGCCTCCTACGGACATAAAGACGTCTTTGATTTACTGGTAAGGAAAGGAGCTGATCTCACCCTGAAGAATGACAGTGACACTATTCTGTGTGCTGCCAGTAGAGGTGGCAATGCTGAAATTGTTAAGTATATTCTTAGACAGGATGCTTCCTCCATCAACAGCAGACGTTCTGACGGGATGACACCAGTGCTACTGGCTGCATATAAAGGGCACTGGGAAGTCTTCAGTTTGCTTGTTTCCAACGAAGCCAATATTACTCTGTTACGGCCCGAaacaggtgaaaatatccttcatGTGGCTTGCAGAGGAGGGAATATGAAGATAGTAAAGTATGTTCTCAAGCAGAACATTCTGGATATTAATTGGAAGACAACGGAAGGATTCACTCCAGCAATGATAGCCGCAAGTGGGAGACACAACGATGTTTTTGACCTTCTGGTAGAGAAAGGAGCTGATCTGGCACTGGTGGATAATGATGGCATCAACATTCTACACCTGGCCTGTTTATGGGGTAACATAGAGGTTGTTAAGTATGTCCTCACAAAGGACATTGTGGACATCAACGTTAGGTCCATGGATAAGACCACTCCTGTGATGGAAGCTGTTATAGCGGGACAGAAAGAGATGTTATATATGCTAAGCATTAACGGAGCAGATATGACCACAACGGATGAAAGCGGATACAATATTCTACATTTGGCTGTTTCTAATGATCGTAAAGAGTGtgcaagatacatcatcacacAGGACTTTGTGAACATCAACGCTTCAGATGATGAAGGCATGACGCCATTATTACTTGCTGCATTTGAGGGAAATGGAGATGTGTTTGCTTTACTGGTGAGAAAAGGAGCTGATCTGACAAGTGTAGATGCCGATGGGGATAACATTCTTCTGAATGCCTGTGTTGGAGGAAATGTGGACATAGTGAAGTATCTCATAACACTGAAGGACATTGTCAACGACATTAACAAGAGAGGAAAAAATGGCTTGACAGCAGCCATGGTTGCAGCACGTTGGGGACAAAAAACAGTGGTTGACTTACTTGTGAAGAATGGTGCCGATTTGACACTGGTAGATGATAACAACGACACTATCCTCCATTTGGCCTGTGATGGCAATGTCCAGACATTTGAACATCTCCTGTCCTATAACACTGTGGATATCAACACAAGGGGGGCAAATGGCAGGACACCACTTCTGGCGGCAGCAGCCCGTGGGAATAAACTTGTATTTGATGAACTGTTGAAGAAAGGAGCTAACGCGTCCATGACAGATAATGAAgataacaacatccttcatttggGAGCTGAATGGAGTGTGGATATGGGGAACCATATCCTTTCAAAATCGATT AGTACAGCCGCCAGAATGGCCACTCAGCCTCGCCAGACTGACCAGATCACGCCTATATTACA